A window from Alkalicoccobacillus plakortidis encodes these proteins:
- a CDS encoding HAD family hydrolase translates to MTVKGIIFDKDGTLIRFESVWIDATYQVIDSLADTFGHADDDHLKEKLAKSIGLNGNDVSEHGFLASGTTKDFAAAFADILHVPESSVLKEVNQAYDEEIEHKLERIEAIGDLPKLFESLKQAGYRLGVITADNYYSTNATLKKLGIYEYIDFIGTADLYNKKPERQAMDAFCQKMNLSPNEVIHVGDTDVDLAFSKHCLHGIGVLSGVGTFPTLSTYTDYIIKDVHELWTETNTLICEN, encoded by the coding sequence ATGACTGTTAAAGGAATTATATTTGACAAGGATGGAACCTTAATTCGATTTGAATCGGTGTGGATTGATGCCACGTATCAGGTCATAGACTCACTCGCTGATACGTTTGGTCATGCTGATGATGATCATTTGAAGGAAAAACTGGCTAAAAGCATTGGTTTAAATGGAAACGATGTAAGCGAGCATGGCTTTTTAGCAAGTGGAACAACAAAGGACTTCGCCGCAGCCTTTGCCGATATTCTTCATGTTCCAGAATCATCTGTACTTAAAGAAGTGAACCAAGCTTATGATGAAGAGATCGAACACAAATTGGAGCGCATTGAAGCAATTGGCGATTTGCCTAAACTATTTGAGTCACTAAAACAAGCAGGATATCGACTTGGTGTGATTACGGCAGACAATTATTACAGCACAAATGCTACCCTTAAGAAGCTAGGGATCTATGAATATATTGACTTCATTGGAACGGCCGATCTATATAACAAAAAACCAGAGAGACAGGCAATGGACGCATTTTGCCAAAAGATGAATCTATCCCCAAACGAAGTGATTCACGTTGGAGATACAGATGTTGACCTAGCCTTCTCCAAGCACTGTTTACATGGAATCGGCGTACTCTCAGGTGTCGGCACATTCCCAACACTCTCAACCTATACGGATTATATAATAAAAGATGTCCACGAATTATGGACAGAAACAAACACCTTGATCTGTGAAAATTAG
- a CDS encoding CehA/McbA family metallohydrolase yields the protein MIDFTCSVVMEEENQASIAFPFEWKEGNHKKLMIQVELEEKVWLQYQLVDANQEVRAQYVGGKTIQPVVVGETTKSTSPNTVPGPMPSGEWTLHVQVMGREVTQKQVATILLRNTDENAKADFGETWIDETGEFVLNQYQWEQVKEETARWYKGDFHTHTIASDGQMTREDNVNQAEKQGLDFFVATDHNLVPTSWTPSPDLLVIPGIEITAKKGHFNILGVQQYPYVDQDVASMETEEGIVDILKKTKETGGLNSMNHPFLTEWKWLFTKTPLALIDTFEVWNDPTYSDNVQATEEALRTWDLLTNDGWTITGIGGSDSHLRPDETYPGSTLPSLIGDPGTYVWSDENSANALLRNVKQGHVFVARENVRIDFQVDGHLPGSSLSDPSGDAQVTLQTNEPLIIQWVENGEVVHETIGKNDSYSFQWKTNSYSWLRVTVRKQDGTLIGFTNPVYYGRRNPSLHTWGDVLERLD from the coding sequence ATGATTGATTTTACATGCTCGGTTGTGATGGAGGAAGAGAATCAAGCCTCCATCGCCTTTCCTTTTGAATGGAAGGAAGGAAACCATAAAAAATTAATGATTCAAGTGGAATTAGAAGAAAAGGTCTGGCTGCAATATCAGCTTGTGGATGCTAATCAAGAGGTTCGTGCGCAATATGTTGGAGGCAAGACTATCCAGCCTGTTGTGGTTGGAGAAACAACTAAATCAACAAGTCCCAATACGGTGCCAGGACCTATGCCATCTGGAGAATGGACCTTACATGTACAAGTAATGGGACGAGAGGTTACGCAGAAACAGGTAGCTACTATCCTTCTGCGGAATACAGATGAGAATGCCAAAGCTGACTTTGGGGAAACATGGATCGATGAAACCGGAGAGTTTGTATTAAATCAATATCAGTGGGAACAAGTAAAAGAAGAAACCGCAAGATGGTATAAAGGTGATTTTCATACGCATACGATTGCGTCCGACGGTCAGATGACTCGTGAAGACAATGTAAACCAAGCAGAAAAACAAGGGCTCGACTTTTTCGTAGCTACAGATCATAACCTAGTTCCTACTTCATGGACACCTTCACCTGATCTGCTAGTGATTCCTGGGATCGAAATAACAGCCAAAAAAGGTCACTTTAACATTCTTGGCGTTCAGCAATACCCATATGTTGACCAGGATGTGGCTTCTATGGAAACGGAAGAGGGTATAGTCGACATTTTAAAGAAAACAAAGGAAACCGGTGGACTCAACTCCATGAATCATCCGTTTCTGACGGAATGGAAATGGTTATTTACGAAAACGCCTTTAGCACTAATAGATACTTTCGAAGTTTGGAATGATCCAACCTATTCTGATAACGTGCAGGCGACTGAAGAAGCGCTTCGAACGTGGGATCTATTAACGAATGATGGTTGGACTATAACAGGCATTGGGGGTTCGGACTCTCACCTTCGTCCTGACGAGACCTATCCAGGTAGCACATTGCCATCACTTATCGGAGATCCAGGAACCTATGTCTGGAGTGACGAAAATAGCGCAAACGCATTGCTTAGAAATGTAAAACAGGGACATGTGTTTGTGGCACGAGAAAATGTACGAATAGATTTTCAGGTAGATGGTCATCTTCCGGGAAGCTCCCTCTCAGATCCGTCTGGAGATGCGCAGGTTACTTTGCAAACTAACGAACCACTTATCATTCAATGGGTAGAAAATGGGGAAGTGGTCCATGAAACAATTGGCAAAAATGATTCTTACTCATTTCAGTGGAAGACAAATTCATATTCATGGTTACGGGTGACCGTTCGTAAACAGGACGGAACATTAATTGGGTTTACGAACCCAGTTTATTATGGGAGACGCAATCCTTCGCTGCACACATGGGGCGATGTATTAGAGAGGCTTGATTAG
- a CDS encoding extracellular solute-binding protein — protein MVEQTDASFGWAPMWGEPNLIDIAQSNGGQILNDEGTEVLIDSPEWIEAWEFIRTAIHEERSMKINSGGQGWEYWYRTIDDVMNGTVVGYTGSSGDKGNLDFEIIDSAIQPGMNGNPAQPTIDGLVMAIPDALSDEEKEAGWQWMSYFTSPEVTADWAQTIGYIPVRESAMEVPEYAEFADANPYLTIPFEQAQIGAAAFIDPTGNKIIDALEIAADKVELENISTEEALTEAKNQAQAALDDVNE, from the coding sequence ATTGTTGAACAAACAGATGCTTCCTTTGGTTGGGCGCCAATGTGGGGAGAGCCGAATCTTATTGATATCGCTCAAAGTAATGGTGGTCAGATACTTAATGACGAAGGAACAGAGGTGTTGATTGATAGTCCAGAGTGGATTGAAGCTTGGGAGTTTATTCGTACAGCCATTCATGAAGAAAGGTCAATGAAAATTAATTCTGGTGGCCAAGGATGGGAATATTGGTATCGCACAATTGATGACGTAATGAATGGCACAGTTGTAGGGTACACAGGATCTTCGGGTGATAAAGGAAACTTGGATTTTGAGATCATTGATTCGGCAATCCAACCAGGTATGAACGGAAATCCAGCACAACCAACAATTGATGGATTGGTTATGGCGATTCCGGATGCCTTGTCTGATGAAGAGAAAGAAGCAGGCTGGCAGTGGATGTCGTACTTTACTTCACCTGAGGTAACGGCAGACTGGGCTCAGACAATCGGGTATATTCCTGTCCGCGAATCAGCAATGGAAGTTCCTGAATACGCGGAGTTTGCAGATGCAAATCCATACTTAACCATTCCTTTTGAGCAGGCTCAAATTGGGGCAGCTGCATTCATAGATCCAACTGGAAATAAAATTATTGATGCGTTAGAAATTGCAGCTGATAAGGTAGAGTTAGAGAATATTTCAACAGAAGAAGCCTTAACAGAAGCAAAGAACCAAGCTCAAGCTGCATTGGATGATGTGAACGAGTAA
- a CDS encoding ABC transporter substrate-binding protein, whose amino-acid sequence MKKQMGMLLGGIALCTGLAACSTEGSGSTDGTIEIEFWYGLGSEAGNKMEELITSFNESQDEVVLKGVAQANYSETYQNLQAGLAASTAPAVVLLENSTMMDLAGREVLAPLDEYMAADEIYDEGDFLSVFMENVRLDDTYYGLPGYGTTQVMYYRQDLFEEAVSMQKRHFHLGKA is encoded by the coding sequence ATGAAAAAACAAATGGGTATGTTATTAGGTGGAATAGCACTTTGTACAGGACTTGCAGCGTGTTCGACGGAAGGAAGCGGATCAACAGATGGAACAATCGAAATTGAATTTTGGTATGGCTTAGGTAGTGAAGCAGGTAACAAAATGGAGGAGCTAATTACTTCTTTTAATGAGTCGCAGGATGAGGTTGTTCTAAAAGGTGTGGCTCAAGCAAATTATTCAGAGACTTACCAAAATTTACAAGCAGGTCTTGCTGCGAGTACCGCTCCTGCCGTTGTCCTATTAGAAAATTCAACAATGATGGATCTAGCAGGACGAGAAGTATTGGCGCCACTAGATGAATATATGGCTGCTGATGAAATCTATGACGAGGGTGATTTCCTATCTGTATTTATGGAAAATGTCAGACTTGATGATACGTATTATGGCTTGCCCGGTTATGGTACTACACAGGTGATGTATTATCGTCAAGATTTGTTTGAGGAAGCTGTGTCGATGCAGAAGAGGCATTTTCATCTTGGGAAAGCTTAG
- a CDS encoding carbohydrate ABC transporter permease, with the protein MEGTTWSRLPKRALLYGTLSIISLIMIFPFIWMILSALKTGDEIFAVPLTWFPESPQWQNFVEALEMAPFGLYIWNSIFTAVVIVLFQVVLSCMLAYALTQLKFWGQHLLFMAILASYMLPAAATYVPSYVILARLGLLDTLSGIIVSNIASVFCIFMIRQAFLQVPREMIEAARADGAGDWQILWKIMFPMAKSSIFTVALISFVQMYNNYLWPSLIVSSQEKYLITVGLRQFFTAQGTFASQWPLIMAANVFAVAPLIILFIVLQKWFVKGISDNGVKG; encoded by the coding sequence ATGGAGGGAACAACTTGGTCGCGTCTGCCAAAGCGGGCCTTATTGTACGGGACGCTTAGCATTATTAGTTTAATTATGATTTTTCCATTTATTTGGATGATATTAAGCGCATTAAAAACCGGTGATGAAATCTTTGCTGTACCTCTTACGTGGTTTCCGGAAAGTCCACAATGGCAGAATTTTGTTGAAGCCTTAGAGATGGCGCCATTTGGCCTATATATCTGGAACAGTATTTTTACTGCGGTTGTAATCGTGTTGTTTCAAGTAGTTTTATCATGCATGTTGGCTTATGCACTTACACAGCTGAAATTCTGGGGTCAGCATTTATTGTTTATGGCAATTCTGGCCTCTTATATGCTCCCGGCAGCAGCTACATATGTACCTAGTTATGTGATCTTAGCTCGATTAGGTCTATTGGATACATTGTCAGGCATCATCGTTTCTAATATTGCCAGTGTATTCTGTATTTTTATGATTCGTCAGGCCTTTTTACAGGTGCCAAGGGAGATGATTGAAGCGGCGCGAGCAGATGGTGCTGGAGATTGGCAAATTCTGTGGAAAATCATGTTCCCGATGGCCAAATCCTCGATTTTTACTGTTGCGCTAATTAGCTTCGTTCAGATGTATAACAATTATCTATGGCCATCATTAATTGTTTCAAGTCAGGAAAAGTATTTAATTACAGTTGGACTGAGACAATTCTTTACGGCACAAGGAACCTTTGCGAGTCAGTGGCCACTTATTATGGCAGCAAATGTGTTTGCTGTGGCGCCACTCATTATCTTATTTATCGTTTTACAAAAATGGTTTGTGAAAGGTATTAGTGATAACGGGGTTAAAGGATAA
- a CDS encoding carbohydrate ABC transporter permease: MIFYSEALQRIPRDLYEVSQLEDTSAWQRFVTITLPMVSPTTLFLSIITTVDALQAYDQIQVMTQGGPSGSTRTLLYYYYQLAFEQFNMGQATAVATLLVAITGIISALQFRLTKKYVHY; this comes from the coding sequence ATGATTTTTTATAGTGAAGCACTTCAACGTATTCCAAGAGATCTATATGAAGTAAGTCAATTAGAAGATACATCAGCATGGCAACGATTCGTTACGATCACCCTGCCAATGGTTTCGCCAACAACCTTGTTTCTTAGCATCATTACAACGGTTGATGCACTCCAGGCCTATGACCAGATCCAAGTTATGACGCAGGGGGGACCATCAGGTAGTACTCGTACATTATTGTATTACTATTATCAGCTTGCTTTTGAACAATTTAATATGGGACAAGCAACAGCGGTCGCCACATTACTTGTTGCAATTACAGGTATCATATCAGCTTTACAATTTAGATTAACAAAAAAGTACGTTCACTATTAA
- a CDS encoding carbohydrate ABC transporter permease yields the protein MKQSINFTKLLIFVGIPMLPLVVFWFVPMAVSLWLSFTDWDYISPSYSVVGLDNYTSLLTSSDFYQALNNTFLFTVMTIIPTLILGLLMALLLHRKLKGSTLFRAFLFSPWITPMVAMSIVWTWIFEPDLGLLNEILGLLNLPQPAWLQSSTFAIWAIIIVTVWKNAGLGDDFL from the coding sequence TTGAAACAATCTATTAATTTTACAAAATTATTAATATTTGTTGGAATCCCGATGCTGCCCTTGGTTGTGTTTTGGTTTGTGCCCATGGCTGTGTCACTATGGCTGAGTTTTACAGATTGGGATTATATCAGTCCAAGTTACAGTGTAGTAGGCTTGGATAATTATACGTCTCTATTAACTAGTTCCGATTTTTATCAGGCTCTTAATAATACCTTTCTTTTCACGGTGATGACGATCATTCCAACGTTAATTTTGGGTCTGTTAATGGCACTTTTGCTTCATCGTAAGCTGAAAGGAAGCACGTTATTTCGCGCATTTTTGTTTTCGCCTTGGATTACACCGATGGTCGCGATGTCTATTGTATGGACGTGGATTTTTGAACCTGATTTAGGCTTATTAAATGAAATACTTGGCTTGTTAAATCTGCCGCAACCAGCATGGCTGCAAAGCTCAACTTTTGCGATCTGGGCAATTATTATTGTTACGGTTTGGAAAAATGCGGGCTTGGGCGATGATTTTTTATAG
- a CDS encoding DeoR/GlpR family DNA-binding transcription regulator, producing the protein MASEDTFKEYGDTYMLAHERYQLILDELEQHDIVKVAGLTKTFNVSTETIRRDLEHLEKEGTLKRVRGGAIPLPTNIKQTNFVLREEQYQEEKQSIAQHVLQFVTEGQCIALDVSTTNTEIARMLATQFKHLTIITNSLTIAEELKSTNFTVILPGGVLRNSELCIVGDSAIQFINGFHIDLFFMSISGISLTEGLMDYGVGECEIKRAMYKNARQVYAVADHSKFNVTAMLRICPVDAINGIITDAHVQAETLKEFEEAGVLVFSAEKQSEK; encoded by the coding sequence GTGGCTTCCGAGGATACTTTTAAGGAATATGGTGATACATACATGCTTGCCCATGAAAGATACCAATTAATATTGGATGAACTAGAACAGCATGACATTGTAAAGGTTGCGGGTTTAACTAAGACGTTTAACGTCTCCACAGAAACCATCAGAAGAGATTTAGAGCATCTAGAAAAAGAAGGAACACTAAAAAGAGTACGCGGGGGTGCAATTCCACTCCCTACAAATATTAAACAAACAAACTTTGTTCTAAGAGAAGAACAATATCAAGAAGAAAAACAATCTATTGCGCAACACGTTTTACAATTTGTTACAGAGGGTCAATGTATTGCACTTGATGTCAGTACCACCAACACCGAAATCGCTCGTATGCTCGCTACACAATTTAAACACCTGACGATTATTACAAATTCCCTGACAATCGCTGAGGAATTAAAAAGCACAAATTTCACCGTCATCCTTCCAGGGGGTGTGCTTCGCAACTCTGAATTGTGTATCGTTGGCGATTCAGCCATTCAATTTATTAACGGATTCCATATCGATTTGTTCTTCATGAGCATCAGTGGCATCTCCCTCACCGAAGGATTAATGGATTATGGCGTAGGAGAATGTGAAATCAAACGAGCAATGTACAAAAACGCAAGACAAGTCTACGCCGTGGCCGATCATAGTAAATTTAACGTCACCGCCATGCTGCGCATCTGTCCTGTTGACGCCATTAATGGCATCATAACGGATGCCCACGTTCAAGCCGAAACACTAAAAGAATTTGAAGAAGCAGGGGTCTTGGTATTTTCAGCTGAAAAGCAATCGGAGAAATAA
- a CDS encoding IS256 family transposase, which produces MTQFNFNVDMDVIKEELIGSNLNATIKSSIILILNQMMEQERDEYLKSSSYERTGDRVDYRNGYYERDYMLSIGKITLKVPRSRNGKFSPSLFERYQRTDQALIATMVEMVVQGVSTRKVTQAVVKLCGENVSKSFVSSLTERLDPFVKEWSSRSLVGKEYPYIYTDALYIKVREYQKVVSKAVYIAVGVNEDHKREIIGFHITHDETKVGWESFFESLQSRGLLSPKLVISDAHKGLKAAIHEAFTGSSWQRCTVHFKRNIFSALPKKETETFRSLIKDIFTRQTQKEARALYQEIASNYEGQKKYENALNKLEEGLEDAIQYMSEQKSYHPLLRSTNNLERLNSEVRRREGVIRIFPNQQSAFRLIGAVLKDYDEMKLCKRKYLPET; this is translated from the coding sequence ATGACCCAATTTAATTTTAACGTAGATATGGATGTAATTAAAGAGGAATTAATAGGCTCAAATTTAAATGCGACGATTAAATCTTCGATTATTCTGATTCTCAATCAAATGATGGAACAGGAGCGCGATGAGTATCTGAAATCCAGCTCTTATGAACGCACTGGAGATCGGGTTGATTATCGTAATGGGTACTATGAGAGAGATTATATGCTTTCAATTGGGAAGATCACTCTTAAGGTGCCTCGTTCGCGTAATGGAAAGTTCTCTCCGTCTCTTTTTGAGCGCTATCAACGAACAGATCAAGCACTGATAGCAACGATGGTTGAAATGGTTGTCCAAGGGGTTTCAACACGCAAAGTGACTCAAGCGGTCGTGAAACTGTGCGGAGAAAATGTGTCTAAATCCTTTGTATCAAGTCTAACAGAAAGGTTAGATCCTTTCGTCAAAGAGTGGTCGAGTCGATCTTTAGTTGGAAAAGAATATCCTTATATCTATACTGATGCGCTTTATATTAAGGTACGCGAGTACCAAAAAGTCGTGTCCAAAGCAGTCTACATCGCTGTGGGCGTGAATGAAGATCACAAAAGAGAAATCATTGGTTTTCATATTACACATGATGAAACGAAAGTTGGATGGGAATCTTTCTTCGAAAGTCTTCAATCGCGTGGGCTTTTATCTCCAAAACTCGTGATATCAGATGCCCACAAAGGCTTAAAAGCAGCGATCCACGAAGCATTTACAGGCTCAAGTTGGCAGCGGTGCACCGTTCATTTTAAACGAAATATCTTTAGCGCCCTTCCAAAAAAAGAAACAGAAACGTTTCGCTCATTGATTAAAGATATCTTTACTCGCCAAACTCAAAAAGAAGCACGAGCCCTTTATCAAGAGATCGCATCCAATTACGAAGGACAGAAGAAGTATGAGAACGCGTTAAATAAACTTGAAGAAGGACTTGAAGATGCCATTCAATATATGAGCGAGCAGAAATCGTATCATCCGTTATTGCGAAGCACAAACAACCTAGAGCGGTTGAATTCAGAAGTCCGCCGTCGAGAAGGGGTCATACGTATTTTCCCTAATCAACAATCCGCGTTCCGTTTGATTGGAGCGGTTCTGAAGGATTACGACGAAATGAAGTTGTGTAAGAGAAAGTATTTGCCTGAAACGTAA
- the yeiL gene encoding transcriptional regulator YeiL: MDVYSGEKKQQYLKEHSISNHFSFPIDTYIEVHDYQRNEWIIREGKKPDYLFYMVEGKAKIYTTHQNGKVSLINFIKPHDYIGEMELIHESYYSKGIQVAARSICFAIPFQECRTKLLEDVTFLRELTTFLSKKATFMATKSSQSQAFPLENRLAHFILELSDQGIYQEKHVTVCDYLGVSYRHLLHVIHQFCEKGFLEKEGRSFLIKDEQALLGLAEGLRH, encoded by the coding sequence ATGGACGTTTATTCAGGTGAAAAAAAGCAGCAGTATTTGAAGGAGCATTCGATTTCAAATCACTTTTCATTTCCAATCGATACATATATCGAAGTGCACGACTATCAGCGAAATGAATGGATTATTCGAGAAGGCAAGAAGCCAGACTATCTCTTTTATATGGTAGAGGGGAAGGCCAAGATCTATACCACGCACCAAAACGGCAAAGTGTCATTAATCAATTTTATCAAACCACATGATTATATCGGCGAAATGGAGCTGATCCACGAGAGCTATTACTCAAAAGGCATTCAAGTAGCTGCCAGATCCATTTGCTTTGCTATCCCATTTCAAGAATGCCGCACCAAATTACTCGAGGATGTTACCTTTCTCCGTGAGCTCACAACCTTTTTAAGTAAAAAGGCGACATTTATGGCGACAAAATCATCGCAGAGTCAGGCATTCCCACTCGAAAATCGATTGGCGCATTTTATTCTCGAACTTTCCGATCAAGGTATATATCAGGAAAAACATGTGACAGTATGCGATTATTTAGGCGTTTCGTATCGGCACCTTTTGCATGTAATCCATCAGTTTTGTGAGAAAGGTTTTTTAGAGAAGGAGGGAAGGTCCTTTTTAATTAAGGATGAGCAGGCTTTGCTGGGGTTGGCTGAGGGGTTGAGGCATTAA
- a CDS encoding MFS transporter, translated as MNTHQWMSTRFFSFFLTWGIFLPYWTGWLVHTKELSVTDASFIMSMGLVARGLSTLFAFPYLSGKFSNKIILQGAGIGTLVAVLCYIPAQSFSSLLLVTIFFHFFYPPLMPILDTAAGTLVQNNQLKHYGKSRQWGSIGFVSVGIILSLFIALLGDDVIYYALLLGVAVLVYLGFREAPAVLSQKPAANPVETSGWLKMFHMKHFWLVLLIVILLQAAHASYYNYGYLYLQEINAPGYLIGVIINIAVLAEIVFFSNADRSFKRFSIGSLLTIAAFGSTLRWILVFAFPNVIMFSIAQVLHACSFAMAHYAFMKYLIRNVPPAQVPKVQGLYSALALSWSTAVFTLFGGFLYEIKPGYAFLGMIVCTLPAVVLALRYRSIEVK; from the coding sequence ATGAACACACATCAGTGGATGAGCACGAGGTTTTTTAGCTTCTTTTTGACTTGGGGAATTTTTCTTCCTTATTGGACAGGCTGGTTAGTTCATACAAAGGAATTGTCAGTGACAGATGCTAGTTTCATCATGAGCATGGGCTTGGTTGCTAGAGGTCTTTCAACACTTTTTGCGTTTCCTTATTTATCAGGGAAGTTCAGTAATAAAATCATTTTACAAGGAGCTGGCATTGGTACACTAGTTGCTGTGCTCTGCTATATTCCTGCGCAATCATTTAGTAGTTTATTACTTGTTACCATCTTCTTTCACTTTTTCTATCCACCATTAATGCCTATACTCGACACAGCTGCGGGCACCTTGGTTCAGAACAATCAGTTAAAACATTACGGAAAAAGCAGACAGTGGGGTTCAATTGGATTTGTGTCTGTGGGCATCATCTTGTCTCTCTTCATTGCACTATTGGGAGATGACGTGATTTATTATGCGTTATTACTTGGCGTGGCTGTTTTGGTGTACCTTGGCTTTCGTGAAGCTCCTGCAGTTTTATCACAAAAACCGGCCGCAAATCCAGTGGAGACAAGCGGTTGGCTGAAAATGTTCCATATGAAACATTTTTGGTTGGTACTTCTGATTGTCATTCTGCTACAAGCAGCTCATGCTTCCTATTACAATTACGGCTACTTGTACCTTCAGGAAATCAACGCTCCGGGCTATTTAATTGGTGTAATTATTAACATAGCGGTTCTTGCTGAGATCGTTTTCTTCTCAAACGCTGACCGCTCATTTAAACGGTTTTCGATTGGCTCACTCCTTACCATTGCAGCTTTCGGATCAACGCTACGCTGGATTCTGGTCTTTGCCTTTCCAAACGTTATTATGTTCTCCATTGCACAGGTTCTGCACGCCTGCTCGTTTGCAATGGCGCATTATGCTTTTATGAAATACTTGATTCGAAACGTTCCACCAGCACAAGTTCCCAAAGTACAAGGCCTATACTCCGCGCTTGCACTCAGTTGGAGCACAGCTGTATTCACTTTATTTGGTGGATTTTTATATGAGATTAAACCGGGCTATGCGTTTCTTGGCATGATAGTATGTACGTTGCCAGCTGTGGTGTTGGCGCTTAGGTATCGGAGCATTGAGGTAAAATAA
- the rhaM gene encoding L-rhamnose mutarotase → MIRKASVMKVYKDQYAEYKKRHDELWPEMEDMLKAHGVSEYSIFLLEETGQLFAYMHVADEALYQKVSQTEICQKWWVYMEPLMETNVDNSPISKELKEVFYLA, encoded by the coding sequence ATGATACGTAAGGCAAGTGTGATGAAGGTATATAAAGATCAATATGCAGAGTACAAAAAGAGACACGATGAATTGTGGCCAGAGATGGAAGACATGCTAAAAGCTCATGGAGTGAGTGAATATTCTATTTTTCTATTAGAAGAAACAGGTCAACTGTTTGCCTACATGCATGTAGCTGATGAAGCGCTTTATCAAAAAGTTTCACAAACAGAGATCTGCCAGAAGTGGTGGGTGTACATGGAACCACTTATGGAGACAAATGTAGACAATAGTCCAATTTCAAAAGAACTTAAGGAAGTCTTTTATCTAGCATAA